The following nucleotide sequence is from Halogeometricum borinquense DSM 11551.
GAAACACCCACCCGGAGACGATCGTCGGCGCGGTTTTGAGCGGTCGGTATCGACCCCGGTCATCGAAGGTGGCGAGTTCGCGGGCGTCCAGCGGGTCGGTGTACTCGTCCAGTTTCGACCGGTCTGCGTCTGCGTCGTCCTCGTGTCGAATCTCGTACCGCCGTTCGCCCGCCGCATCCAACGTCGCGGTAATCCGGAGTTCGCCCCACTCAGTGTGGACGCCGTCCGCGAGTTCGGCGTAGCGTTCGGGGACAGACCACTCGTCGGCCGCCTCCAGTTTCCGAAGGAACGCGTGGCGATGTCGTCCGCGGTCACCGACCTCGACTTCCCAGTAGTACCAGTTCGTCACGTACGGTTCGGCATCCACCGCGATGTCACGAAGTCCGCTCTCCGAGAGAGCGTCCTGTGCCACCTCGGGCGTCTCGAACGCGTAGCTGTCTCCGTCGCGGGAGACGGACAGACCGTCGAAATCGATTGGCTGCTCGTCTACGTGCCGAACGAGCGCGTCGAGTTGTTCTTCGCGCACGTCAGTCACCTGCGGCCGGCGTTTCGCGCGTTTCCTCGCGGACCGTTGCGATGGCCTCGTCAATGTCCGCACCGGCATCGGCGGCACGTTCGAGAACAACGTCGGCCATCAGTCCCTCGGTGCCGACAGCACCGGCGTACCAGATGCGGTGGCCGTCTACCGCAGCGGGCACGTCGTAGCCCGTTCGGTAGTCGTCGGTGAGGCCCATGTCCTCCGGAATGTCCTCCTGTGTGTGGAACCCGTCGGCGATGAAGAGGGGGACGACGACGATGTCGTCGGACTCGAAGTAGTCGGTTACGTCGTCCACCTCGGGTTCTTCGTCCATGTACAGCGCCTGCACCTCATCGAAGCGATCCATCTGGCGGACGCGGTCGGCGTGATATTCGATAGCCTTCGCGGAGTTCTCGTTACGCTCGGTCCCGTGACCGACGACGGCGAAGCCGAACCCCTCGCCGACGTCCGGGTCGCCAGTCACTGTCTCTGCGCGACGAACGAGCACGTCCGTCATCGACTCGTGGGTACCGACTGGACCGCAGTAGTGGAC
It contains:
- a CDS encoding CbiX/SirB N-terminal domain-containing protein, coding for MQALVIVAHGSHLNPDSSTPTQRHADTIRATDAFDEVKTGFWKEEPSLREVLRTVESDEVFVVPLFISEGYFTEQVIPRELRLDGWDVSQWDSDGLSADTATLTAEDTSQTVHYCGPVGTHESMTDVLVRRAETVTGDPDVGEGFGFAVVGHGTERNENSAKAIEYHADRVRQMDRFDEVQALYMDEEPEVDDVTDYFESDDIVVVPLFIADGFHTQEDIPEDMGLTDDYRTGYDVPAAVDGHRIWYAGAVGTEGLMADVVLERAADAGADIDEAIATVREETRETPAAGD